From Solanum stenotomum isolate F172 chromosome 2, ASM1918654v1, whole genome shotgun sequence:
AACATGAAGTCCAGTGAAGTGGCTTTGCTCTTGATGACTTGGAACCTGTACACGTGGCAGGTTGACCAGTCAAACTTTATTTCATATGCCACGTCAGATTGACCAAAAAATTCAGTACCGTCGTGGCATTAAATATGCAATAAAGCtattatttatattactttaaTGCTAACCACCGTACTCTTATTAACTTCGCGTTACGCAATCACACGTGAAACAATAACACATTCTTAATGCAGACAGAACTAGCTTCAATAATAATACTCTAATCTATGATTAGGACACTAAACAAACATAAAAGTATTTTACGATGACAGAAATATGtgtccaaaaatgtcatcaGGGTCAGCTGCAAGATTCTCTGTGTTTGTGACAACATTGGGGTTGAGAAACTGTAACAATAGGGTATGGTGTATGGACCGGACCCTATTTGATTGGACAACACCTTCAAAATACTCCgttcattttattatattttacttcTCAAAGGTCAAAATAATTgcattaataataattttcgtATAGTTTATGCgcattttgataaataaataagtacaAGATATACGGAGAAGAACGTACCATGAATAAGAGAAGACAGGCTGCCATTGGGTTGATAATCATAAACCAAAAGCCTTTCTTGTCGGGCCTGAAAATAAGCCCGAAAAGGAACCAAATTCGGGTGCCTAAGCCCGCCCACTGATTCCATATGCTGCTCAAACTCTTCTTGACTTGTACCTGCCAATCTCCCACCGTCCAATCTCTTAACACATACAATCAGACGGTTATCAAGCACTGCTTTGTAAGTAGTCCCCATTGTTCCTCTACCTAAAAGCTCAGCAGAAGCTCTCATCAGCTGCTCCAGGGTATACACCTGCACCTCACCTGCACAGAAAACTAAGCTCCCACTTTTACCCATCACTTGCTGCATTCCTTGTTGTACTCTTTTCACCTTCTCTTCCAGTTCATTGTTGTCTTCTTCAATTCTTATTACTGCTTCTGCATTGCCGCTAACACTTGGATCGAATGCGGATTTCTTAGTTTCTCCTAATTTCTTCGAGTTCCTGTGCTTCTTCGACGCTAATGCTAATAGTATAACTGAACATAAAAGGACTAAACAAGCTGTTGAAACTCCAATAATGAGTAAGGATCTTTTATGTGATTTGTTTTCTTTACGGTTTAACAGGCTACCCTGTCGTAACTCTTCGTTTTGGCCGAGTTCTGCCGGAGTTTTAGACGGCGGCGGCGTAATTTTAGTGGCGGCAGCGGTGGATGGACTGAAAAACGGTTGTATTGGACGGCATTCTTTATGTACGATCTCACCACAAAGTCCTTTATTATCTGAAAACGACGCCGTTTTAAACCGGGATAACGTTTTCGTTACCGGAATAGGACCAGAAAGGGCATTGTGAGAAATGTTGAAGATATGGAGGGTAGATTGGTTCAGCGGTGGGATTGATCCGTTTATCCGGTTCGAGTCAAGCCGGAGATAGTACAACCGGTTCAACCCGTTGATTGCAACGGGTATTGAACCGGTGAGGTTATTGTAAGAGAGATCAAGGGTTTTAAGCCTATGAAGAGTGAAAATGGAAGCTGGTATTGAACCGGTGAAGGAGTTATGGTCCAGGAAAAGAACTTTGAGATTAATAAGTGGAGAAAGGTCCGGAATCGGACCGGTAAGTGAGTTGTTTTGTAAACTCAATACTCTCAGTTGATCAAGCATAGACAATGTATTAGCTGGAAACGTACCTCGTAAGCTAAAACTTTCGATAACAATACGAATCACTTTCTTCTCCGAGCATTGTATCCCTTTCCATTTGCAGAATCTGAAACTTGTATTAGCAGAAAATGCAAGTTTGTTGTCCAAATCAGCTTTATATTTGAATGCTAACAATGCTGATGCATCTGAAGGAATCAACGAAACAGTGGAATGAAAAGAAACAGATAAAAACAGAAGAATGGTTAGTAGTAAGAATTGTTGTATTTTCATCTTGTTTAAGAAAAATTTTCCAGATTGAATTGTTGTGTAGAGGTGCAATACGTGACAAAAGAGGTGGAAGAGTGAAGAGAGAAGCAGCAGTCTAAGAAGATATGGCTAAAGGCAGAGTCAGATTCACGTGaagatttttgagaaagaaaaaagggtaGTGGGGACTTCCAATATTTAGTCTGGCTATTTTTCTCTCTGTTTCTGTGTCAGCCATGGCCATAATGTTTCACGGTcgaaaataagttattttaggATTAATTATTAATCTAAGTTattttactccctccgtccctatttacttgtccatatttccttttttggttgtccctatttagttgtccattttgacaaatcaagaaaggacaacaaattttttcctattatacccttatttacacttcttgaaaattgtaaaagtgtatgttgtttcccttcaatgtatttcactttaattcaaataagtggttgtaattttgaagtgaaaagttgtcataagggtaaaattgtaacttcattgtactaatcattgttgccttaatctgtgtgccatttctaaagtggacaactaaaaagggacggagggagtattattctctccgtttcattttatgtgatgtagtttgcctcggcacggagtttaagaaagaaagaaagacttttaaaacttgtggtccaaaatgaatgatagaaatttgtgtggctgtaaatcatttcattaaggataaaatagacattttatagttaaattattactaaatatagaaatgtatcattctttttgggatggactaaaaaggaaagtgagtcatataaattgggacagagggagtactataaTATAAATGATGAAATAGACAATTTAGTGACGACTTAATGCTTATAATCAAAcacacaataaaataatattgcatTTATGAAAAACTCATATTCAATAGTACTAGGCTACTCACTAGGTCATTACTGAGGGGTAGTTTTGAAATAAACTGTTCattgtattaaaattatatcatgATTAGCATACTGTGTTTGGCAGGAGTAGTATTTCAATTTGTTGTTTATAAAATTAAGTACATATATCAAATATGgtatttgtttgtttggttatCAATTTACATTTCCGTATAGTGTAAATAAGTTTAACTTATGAGTTAATATTTACTTTCTTTGCTTCGCTTTATCTGAAGTGTTTTTATTTGATCTGTGTTATTGTTATCAAATATTTTGCGTCATTACTTATGTTGATTTGATTTGTATAGTTTTAAAGTTGAAGGCTAGATATGGAAATTCAATTATGGTTAAAAAGATTTGTCATATTAGTTATTTCTCAAGAAGAGAGGATTTGTTGAATTTAAAGTATTCAATTTCACCAATAATAAGATACATCGACTTGCTTCACATCTAgaattacacaaaaaaaaaaagactatttATCTAGTCCATTACAAGGTTTGTCGTTTTATGGATCGTATTTGCTACTCTACTATGTTTAAGTTTTGCtatatttaagttgttaacCAAATTTGTAGGAGAATTGTTTAGTGGTCCATCTAATATTTTAGGTGCTGTATGAAGAGAAGTGTAGGACTATTATTCATGGTCCAGTGATAAGATTATACATGCTTTGACTAATGGCCCATTCTTGATTGGGCTTGTCATATCAATGTGTTGTTTTTTTGGAATTTGGACATGTCAAGACAtgatttctcttctctttttacTCAATAATCATTCTACttgttgaaacttgaaaaagaaACGAAACATCACTTGAATAATTGAGGTACTTAGGATACTCCTGACTTGTAAAGGTAGATAAATTGTTTCTGATGAACCTACGCTCAAATAAAGCATATCACATAACGGTTCTACCTTTGTTTACAATTATTAAACAACCGATGTATTCTATGAAGTTGCTAAGAAGATTCAACAGCAGCAGCATACCCAAAAGATTAGTTCAACTTAGTAATGGTGATTAATGACTCGACAAGATTTATACATGGAAGCTTTTAAGAATCTTCATTTGCCTTTGTGCTTCAAACCAatacatttatatatagtaTTGCACCCAAGacaagacccaaatcaaaatGGGCCTTCTAACAACTTATTGGAAAATTAGGTAATTAAGCAAACATGTGATATGTATTTACAATACATCACTATAGTTTAAAAGAAATACTACAATTTATAGTAGTTAttttctctcttcctctctctctGCACTCACTCACATATGTCCCCTCTCTCTGCACTCACTCGCATATGTCCCCTCTCTCTACCCCCCNcccccccccccccccccccccgcctcTCTctcaatataaatacaaatgttAACACTCCGTTATGCAAATACAAATGATAACaactaattatacaaatacaaaagataAGTGTCAACTATACATATCTTTTTCagtgatataaaatataaatacacatgTATTCAGTGATACAACATTGATACAAATGATAAACAAtcattatacaaatacaaaagttGAACTTGATACAACATTGATATAATTGTATTTGATACAattgtattcattgatacatactaattacatatatacaattatcccacggatatacaaatataatcattgatacatactaattacatatatacaattatcccacggatatacaaatataatcattgatacatacacataatagttacatatatacaattatccaacaaatatacaaatataattcgTCCCTCACCTCTCTCTGCCCTCCCGCTTGCTCGTCTCTTtactccctctcccaatctcgctcgtctCTTTCCCCTCCTAACATGTAATTATGAGACGTAATTAAGCAAATTATATATagctatttttgaaatttattcttcagcctttttttaattaagggtAAAAGAAAGATAAAGGTTTTAGATGAAGTAAACCGTTaacatatattatatgataACATGTTGAACTAATCTATTATATGTTAGCTTCAAAGATTACTTTTATTGATTGCCATATAATTTGATACGGAGGGggtatattatatattaaggaAAAGCCAAGTACATTCTAGCTCCTGCTAGCTAGTTTATATCATATGTCCACTaaccaaattaaataaaatcattgaaaacaaagaaagagtGATTGTATGACAAAGCTGTTGATAATTATACATAATAAAATGATAAGTTATTGTTACTGATGGACTGTTCAGAGCTGGACATCCACCAGCGCTGCACTAACGCCATGGCAATAGTCGGTCGATGGTGCATTAACTATAATTTAGTTTAAACACTTTAGTATTTTCCAGAATTATAATTAGGTGGTACTACTAATTAAATGTAAGAATATATGCACAATGAGCTGAAATTGTGTCATGCTTTACTCATGTGGTTGCCTGGTTGGTGGGATAAGATACACAAAAATCTTATAAACAAATGCGGGATAAAACAATCCCACATTTTATCCTACAACCACAACATATCCCTCGTAATTTCGCGAGTGTGATTTGAGAAGAGTAGAATATGCGACCTGCCAGTATATCATGAACTGAACCTATGTCTCTTGGAGTATGTGTTTGTGTTGAGCTTTGCTAAAACTCTAGTTTCATGATAATTTTGCTTGCGATACCTTGACATGCACATGAAGGAAGTACTTCAGAATTTGTAACGAACGCTATGAGTAAGTCAATAGTGAaagaatttgggccagaaaactttccGACATATAAATTTTCTGCTAGATCAGCCTCAGACGGGTCGTTacaaaattaattcaattcGATCTATTATGGTATCTGTAATTTAACTACATAAGTAATCATTCAATGAGACTTCTGTTCTCTATTCATCTTTGCCATTTAATTAAGAGCATATTATATAAGTATCTTTCCCATAACATAAAAGTAACGTAAATTTACTACTGAATCATACTCCATAAACAGAGATTACAAATTATTATGAGATATCACACTCTGTTCAACTGAAATTACATGCCTGATTTAGTTAAAACAAAAGGATCGCAAATATGGGAAATGTATGTATATGATCAAATACCACAATTTCTAAGGAGCTTTTCCCGAACCATGCTAACACAGAATGCTTTGTACACCGTGTTGCCCTTACTAAGGAGCCAATTCAGGGAGATCCAGAGGAGgtgttttgaaatttgaaagccAACAAGGAGTATAAGTATATGTAGCCATACGAGGACAGTACCTTGGGTAAGCAAAAAATGCAACACATTCAGCTATTGATCTTTGAAATGGAAAACCAGGAATACAATTATTCCTCAAATCAAGCACTCCATTTTCTATCAATCTCAAACAAATTGGCCCAAATCCTGTGAAATAGTTATCGGATAACGATAAATTTGCCAAATTCCCCAGGGCACAAATCACATCAGGCACTATTCCATACATCTGATTTCTAGCAAAATTCAACATTTCTACATTTTCCAAACACCCTAATGAGAATGGAAGTGGACCGGTGAGTCTATTATTGCCAGCATCGAAGACTATTGCTTCGTTTAAGAATCCTATCTCGTAAGGAAGACATCCACTTAACAAGTTGTTAAGCAGCAAAATCTCAGACAAACTCGACAAGATTTTGGAAATACTATGTGGGATAGGACCGAAAAATCTGTTGTTAGCTAAAGTAAGATATGTGACATGGCTGGTCGCGATGTTATCAGGAAGCATTTGCatgaaattgttgttgttgatgaagaGAGCGTCTAATTGATCTTTAGTGTACAATTGAGGTGGGACTGATCCAGTGAAAGAATTGAATCTTATATCCAATATATTTAAGCTATTCATGCCCAAAATTGGACTAGGAAATGGCCCGAAAAATTGGTTGTTACTAATATCAAGTTCATAGAGATAGGGAAGATTCGCGATTTTTGGAGACAGAGTCCCACCAAAATTGTTTGAATTAGCATGGAAAATAGCTATATCAGGAAGCTGATCAAGGAAGCCATCAAGTGTCAACGCGCTAAGTTGAAAGCCATTGAAATCAATAGAAGCAAGAGCAATTGCTGAATTGTTGTCTGGAGGACTTTCACAATAAAAACCAGTATAATTACATATGTTTGGACCAACCCAAGTTTTTGTAATACCTAGAGGATCAGCAGAGAtgatattcttgaatttttgtataATGGGGTATACTATAGCAAGCCTTTGATCTGCAAAAATCAATTGGCTCTGTCCCTTTAGTGGTTGTGCTGTTGTAACACTGaagaaaaatattagaaatttgATAGTACTATTCATCATGTCTCAAAactaagaaaatgaaaacaGAGAACAAACCCAACAAATCATCAAATACTATATAGTCTCAATAAATTACTTTTTCTGTCATTAGTGacggagccagaattttcatTAAGATGGTTCATAATATGAAAAGGTAAACACACGAAgaacttgattttttaaatttttcttagcACAACTTGATTAACCAACCAATACtgagtgttttttttaaaattgagacCGTGCATAAAGAAGCAACAATGAATGGATCACTATTTTGGTTGTGGCGAGGGACCATAATGcttttcattattaaatcttgCACATAAAGATGTCATGTTACCTTTTTGACATTTTTGGTTATCTGTTTGGCCACTAGTACCAgatttcaatatttatatacCATAAAATCTTTTGTACTAAGTACTAACTAACTCTATTAGAATCCAGTCAATATTTGTTCCTGTAAGACTGTAACAATCAACTTTTGTTGCAACCCACCCATTCTATTAGAAGAGGCGGAGTTGAAATTTGAACTGAATTTGTAATCAAATGTCTATgcattttcaattgatttccgAATATAAGCTACTGAATTCATCCAAAGCTATTTTTCATGAGAATCGTTAGCGAATCATATGCTCTGCTTTGTCATTCTACATTTTATGAATTAGATGGGCTTAATGACATCTGAGAAGATCAATTAAGAAGGCTTTTTCTGTTTGATTTGTGATCcatttcaaccaaattcaatACAGAGATAATGGGCTTTGTGTTTCAGTTTCAAGCCCTTCAAACTATTTCTACAACATTGGCCTACAATAAGAACTTTTATGAAGAGCAACTGAATCTGGTAAGAGGCCCAATTGGGAATAACAAATTAATAACAATAGAAGTTATTAATTCTTAAAGCATTAAACTAGTTCATATCACTTGTTTGAATCTGTTGTGTTATATATGTGCTAATTTATTCAAATAGTAAAAGCAATGACATCATGTCACACATGTTCAAAGTGTTGAATTAAGGTAGAAGAATTTGGTTGACAAATTGACTAGACCAATTGCAAAGACCGTAAGAACCCATGCTTCTGTACCAGTTGAACATTCTTTATCGAATAAATCATACAATGTATATAGGTCAAATGTTATTTATCATATAAATGAATTTTCTGACTTCGTCATTGTATAGCAAAGtagtcaaattttgaaaattacaatttacaatGTAGCAAAAAAACCAGATATTTGAATTCATTTTAtggatattaaaaaaaaaaaaaaattgacccaTCGCCAGTTCCGACAACGAAAGAGGACACCACTAAAGCCCAAATTTGACTAACCAACATATCGATACTGTTCTCATTTCTGACtctcaaattttcaatattaaCTTTCACTTTCACACATTCTTGTTAGGATTAACTTATAacctaagaaaaaaaatgtatcttacgttattaaaattttttatatattgttcAAGTCTTCATGGTTTCATGTAGTCAAATACTCAAATTTTGactaaatcaaataataattgattACTGAATTGTGTATTTTATGTGCTTGATATGTCTAGTATGACGATCAGTGTAGGCTCAACCAAATGAGACCCCTAATGAAAGGGTCCAtcattaactttaaaatatttttttaacttaaaaacatCTAAAATTAACTAATTCAAACAGTTAAAACATAGATgacttttatcttttaattttgaacATAATTTGAGAAAAGTCATATAAAAATCCAAGAATATAGCATAGGATACCAAATAGTACCATGTAAAGGAGGGTTCTCGTAATTTGACCAGACAAAGTTATCTACTACTTGGGTATAGGGCACGTTCATCTCTCCACATGTGATCCATTTTCTACATCTTATTACAAA
This genomic window contains:
- the LOC125857133 gene encoding probable inactive receptor kinase At5g67200, with translation MKIQQFLLLTILLFLSVSFHSTVSLIPSDASALLAFKYKADLDNKLAFSANTSFRFCKWKGIQCSEKKVIRIVIESFSLRGTFPANTLSMLDQLRVLSLQNNSLTGPIPDLSPLINLKVLFLDHNSFTGSIPASIFTLHRLKTLDLSYNNLTGSIPVAINGLNRLYYLRLDSNRINGSIPPLNQSTLHIFNISHNALSGPIPVTKTLSRFKTASFSDNKGLCGEIVHKECRPIQPFFSPSTAAATKITPPPSKTPAELGQNEELRQGSLLNRKENKSHKRSLLIIGVSTACLVLLCSVILLALASKKHRNSKKLGETKKSAFDPSVSGNAEAVIRIEEDNNELEEKVKRVQQGMQQVMGKSGSLVFCAGEVQVYTLEQLMRASAELLGRGTMGTTYKAVLDNRLIVCVKRLDGGRLAGTSQEEFEQHMESVGGLRHPNLVPFRAYFQARQERLLVYDYQPNGSLSSLIHGSKSSRAKPLHWTSCLKIAEDVTQGLSYIHQAWRLVHGNLKSSNVLLGSDFEACITDYCLSILAVPSDDDNPDSVAYQAPEIRKLNHNNHNHHRQASAKADVYSFGVLLLELLTGRHPSEHPYLMPDDMIHWVKSTREDHDGSTGEDSKLEMLLEVAMACRVSSPEQRPTMWQVLKMIQEIKEAVVMEDSHEMDLLTGPPKS
- the LOC125857144 gene encoding uncharacterized protein At4g06744-like, whose translation is MMNSTIKFLIFFFSVTTAQPLKGQSQLIFADQRLAIVYPIIQKFKNIISADPLGITKTWVGPNICNYTGFYCESPPDNNSAIALASIDFNGFQLSALTLDGFLDQLPDIAIFHANSNNFGGTLSPKIANLPYLYELDISNNQFFGPFPSPILGMNSLNILDIRFNSFTGSVPPQLYTKDQLDALFINNNNFMQMLPDNIATSHVTYLTLANNRFFGPIPHSISKILSSLSEILLLNNLLSGCLPYEIGFLNEAIVFDAGNNRLTGPLPFSLGCLENVEMLNFARNQMYGIVPDVICALGNLANLSLSDNYFTGFGPICLRLIENGVLDLRNNCIPGFPFQRSIAECVAFFAYPRYCPRMATYTYTPCWLSNFKTPPLDLPELAP